The genomic stretch CTTGCAGCCTTTGTTCAGCTTGGTTTCTAAATGCCATTTCAGCCTGCGCCTGTCAGTCCATGGGTGTTTTGTGCTCATTAGAAAGGGGCAGTAGTCTCTTCTAACTACTAAAGTATGGCTAGCCCACcactggtgtttgtgtctgtggtccaGAGAGGGGCATCAGTGGGGCATCTCCTCTGTACCGCGTAAGGAAACAAGGTGTTGCTACTCTTCAGTCTGTCCACTCGCAGCATCATTCTGCCcaaaaagaaatacagaaattgAACATGAATGTAAATTCTTGACAAAATATTCTCATAACAAGATCCACATTCTTGTTTCTCGTTgaagctttcaaccacatctctcAGGGGATGGAGTTGCCCTGTTAgaaaagtgactgaatgaaCACAAGAAAGAGCCACCACCACCTGCCTATGAATTAGAGGTCTTCGCCAGTCCTAATGtttcaaaaacagcagcattataataataatattcttaAGAATTAATGTTAAAGTCCTATTTTCACCTCACCTTTCACAATAAGACATTATGTAGCCAACTGTGCAATAGACAGACAACAGTAGTTATTAATAGCACAAAAGTTTAACATAGGCGACTGATTTTCTCCAGCTTTGATTATTGCTTCCCATGTGGTTAAACTGAGTGGGCTAACATCCATTTGCAAAGGCCAAAGACCTGGGGTAGTAAAACTACTCCCTACCCTGATTCAACTGAATATAATTTGGACCGTATTCTTGGCCATGTCTTGATTCCTCAAACCTAAGTGGGCCTGTGAAAATCTCCACAGTGGCCAAAATTGTGGGAAGAGGTCAAAGATCATCTTCTGAGAGTCAGTGGATGTTTGGAGAGAGATCAAGGAAACCATTCATCTCCAACCTCAAGGACTATATCTTTGAACGATAGACCCATCTCCTACTTTTGTGCGACCATCTCGTATCATGATAGTTCAGATTCCACTGAATGGCCACAAGTTGTTTGGAAAACATCACCGGGATCCTATTGAACAACCTGGCTTTTAGCTGCATGGCTGGAAATAGTCTCAGATCGTGATGTGTGTGCTTAATGGTCCACATTGATCTTTATATAGCAACATATTGGCTTGAAAACCAGCTCAaggcctgaaaacacaaagactaATAAAACAGGGCAGCTTTGCTTTTCAAAAGGCAATCagatttaaaggaatattttacAAGTCTGTAATTCTTGTAAAGACTTTCAGCCCACCTCACTTCTATGAATCACATCCACCGCACCCATTTCTGCTGCCCAGACTAATGTAACTACATTTTTAATGGGAAAATAAAAGTTTCCACCTCCTCACCTTATTGATTTAGCTTGCATTCTTGTAAGGACACAGGAATATTTATCGACAGGGTGACATAAAATTGATGCTTGTGCTCATTTATGCTTTTAGGACTTGAAGGTTATTCTAATGCACTCTAGAGAAAACGACTAAAATGCAAAGTAAATGGCTGACAACAGATCTAATAAAAGATCACAAACACAgcccaaaaataaaaaatgcagcTACCCCACTTGCTCGTGGCAATGCCAAAAGTCCTTCTACAACTTGCAAAGAGCTAAACCTTTTCTCCAGCTCATTCCCGTTTGCCTGCAGCAGAACTCTGTTCCTGGCTGCCTTTGTAGCATCTATGATGTTAATTAACTCACACCACATGGAGAGTGTTGCTTTAATTGGACAAGGTCTTGGCATGCCGctctgtggacagacaggcCAGGAATAATTTCATAATGTACAATTCTATTATTACCTCAGACTCCAACCAGTGAGTTCAAAGATGGATGTGAATATGCAGGAGTCACAGTTAGGCTTTGATCACACTTGGAAAAAACAGAGATGCTGTTTCAGCTTCCTAAGTAGAGCAGAGTGTAGCTGAGTGTCATTTCCCCAGCAGACAGACTGGCAGATGTTTAAGTGTTGGTGTTAGAGATGGTTACCTGTGACCAAAGTGATGTAGCACACATACTGAGTGAGTGATGGAGACTCCATTTACTAGACTGGGCGATAACGCTGAGTCATCGAGGTCTGACTGTAAGAGGCAGTGTTACGATTGTTGGTGAGTCAGGTATATGCTGAATGTGGTGACAGATGCCCCCTCACATAGACTGCTCCATCCATGGCTCCTCTCAGCTGGCCCAATAAGCTCCCAGCCTTGAGTGAGTGGGTGGTTACTggcaggaggagctgctgtaacTTGGTGCCAAGTGATTTATGAATCACCAAGAGACTCTTTGACGTGTTCGGTTGATATGCAGTGGTGCCATTTGATGTTGCCCAACATCTCATTTCTCCCACCAAACACAAGCAAAGGAACGGCTTAATTTTTATCTTGACTGCACAGCTATTTTTGCACAGTAAGTTTTGATCAACGCTGACTAAAGACAAaccaaatgtatttaaaatatgCAGTACAGCCAGACTGAAATGACAGCCCCAGATCAGGTATCTTGCATTTCTGAGCGGGTAGAGTGTCAGAGTATGGCGCACTACAAAAGGAATGTAAAATAAGTTATAGTATAGGAGATTTTCACTGCCAGCTCCATTAAATTTTCCTTCTGGTGTTAAGATATCcagatgatgctgctgctcccaGTACCATTAATTGCTAGAGGTGGACTTCTGGGCCAAGGGGGTTAGCACAAACTGGGATCCAGGCCAAACTTTTTATGTTCTAATAGCCATGAGCAGACAACCGATCATGTTGCTGACCACTTTATGGTGATAGAGCAGGAACAGCTCAGTTTATTGCCGTTTAAGGGTTGCATGAAAGCCTTGCTTGGATTTTTGATgccaaaatgtttttctctccctggTGGCAATTTGACAGTTTAGCACAGCAGTTGCTAATAGTTTTTGTCTTACTTACCCCCACAGTTACATGAGATCAAGTACCCCTTCATTGATACTTCCTGTCATGTTGcatatgtgtttatttgaatacattttcaagTGCATGTTATTCAAAGgaattgtttgacatttgaggAAATATCAATCATTAGATTATTTTAGCTTGAAGGCTACAAACAGGGGGGAACTGCTAGCCTGACTTTGcctaaaggtaacaaaatccacctaccaacaCCATTAAAGTTCATTCATTAACATGCTGTATAACTGttacagtgatttttttcataTAACACACAGTGATCTGGAATTGACATTTAAGCTTGGTAAGTTTCAAATTTGCATTTGCTCTGCCACTTTTAGTGGCAGATCTGTTTTAACCCATTTGCTCACTTCCAAACTATTTTTAATGTTCTCTCAATTGCAGCAtgtggtgttcaggtgttttgaCTGACTTAGTTTGGTTAGATGTGTGTCCTGTGCAGCTGCCCTATTAAAGCTGTAGTGATGGGGGAGTAGCAGTAGTTAATTGGTTGTTGTGACAATAAATCTTCTAAAAGTAAGCCTGACACCAAATTGTAATCCTACTTTTGTCAGCTTATTTTCCTCCTCAACAAAAATAAGGATAtagtttgtttttatctttttttttttttcttcatattttccAAATTAGCTGTGCTACTctataatgataatgataatctTTCAAAGCAGAGGTGCCCTCTGAAGTACCTTTATCTGGGAGTCTTTATTTTCTGACCTTACACCTGGTTTATGGGCCTGTGTAGATCAGTCAAACTAGCAGCACTGACTGCAGGGATTAAACATTCCCAGCACTGATGCCATGTGCTATTACAGAAAAAGACTGACCTTCAGATATGTGCAAATGACTgggttgttgctgctgttaagTGCGACATTACCCTGCGAATAAACTCCCATCTGCTGTCAATTCCCTGCTCATAAAGAAACAATGCATTCTTCCTATCAAGTGAAGATAAACTATATTATCTAGCCTGacagacctgtttttttttctctcagctggaTGGCACACCATTTGGCAAAGAATGGCACCAGTTaagtttcttttatttgctCAAACTGGTCTGAATACATGAATAGGAGATTTTAATAAAGGGTATCCATCGAGAGAAAAGTAATAACAGTTTCCCAGGCCACCCACACTGAACCCCCAGCAGATCTGCAGCAGTATATACCAGCACGCTCACGTAGCGGTATGGTAAACAGTATTCCCACATGATGAACGCCAAGCTGCACTTCCTCTAAAGAAATAGATCTGTGTATGTGGAAAAATTATTTGATACAGCGACTTGCTGACGGGATTGCTCCGCTGCACTGGTAACCATTTGTGCTGGATTCCTAAGTTGCTGTGCGACTGGGTTGTTTTTAGAAGCTGCTGTGCCAGTTGTGCCTTGACCCCatctctgtttgtttacagttgGCCCACAGATGTTCAACTATGTGGACCCAGTTTTCTGAGCCATTTACCCTGCATCCTCTCTGGGGATAAAGATCTGTACCCCCGCAAATAAGCCATAGGCCATCTGATGACGCATTGTGTGGGCAGCATCATCTGTGATATACATGCAGTATCAGCCATTGTGGTTGCTTAACACCAAGCATTACAGTTCTCCATGGTGTGAAACTGCGAACAGGCTATTCTAATCTTGCCCCAGAAACGCCTTGTGACTGAATTTAGCTACCAGCATCTGTCACTTTTTTTAACTGATGTGAATGATTATCTAAGTATATTCTGAGCTATGTAAATGCTGTCCTGTTTATAACAAAGCGGTTACACTTTTTCTAAAAAAAGATATGATTATCCCACACTTCTATGTAGGCATCCTGAAGCAGTTCCCATCAGTCATCATCAGCATGAATTACCATGAACTTAGTGTGCTCTTGTTTTCGAAACCCACTTTATCAAGGAGCGTTTTGTTGCACTTTCTAACACCTTTTTATAGACATTCACTGGCTTAAAGCTGGAGAGTTACCAGAACAGGTCAGCCTCATAAGTCTGGGATTGATGAGTCCTATCATACTGAACTGACTTCATGTCTAATGAGGAGGCTCCATGGATATATCCAGTCTAAGTTAACCacgtttccagcagcagagcagccccAGGATCCCTGTGCAGCATCCCAGCTCCTCCTATCTATGGCTCGCACAGTCCACACTGCTTCTCAAAGCCATTTGTCAAACCTCTGCCCACATTAAATTATCATGACCCAAGAGAGATGTCTACCTCTAGGAAGAGACTCTGAGCCCTAGTCAGACAGATAGGGTGTACAGTGTCTGAAACGGagaactgaatgaaaaatggaCTGCGCAAAAATCTAGGTTTGTTCACACTGTGCTCTGATTGTGCAGCTGTATTATCAAAGTATGAACAATGCCTgccaaaagaagaaaagttccctgtggctgctgtgtgttgtagATCACTCCTCGCATTGTGAATCATCTCGTATGTTTTAATAATAGTCACATGCAGCCCTGCACACCTTGAGACTCCCAGTGACTGCTCTCAATGGTAATAAAAAGATAAACTGAAAGGACACCAGATGGTGTTTTGCCACAGAAACTCCATGAAAGGTTTCTAATGTGACTCAGAGTCGAATCATTCACGTTAAATATGAGTTGGGGGCCCCTGGCGGGGAGCAAAGCTTTCACATTATTCAGTTCTTTTCTATTCATTAATAATAACAGCTCCCTAATGAGCTGGTCAGacttaaaaccaaaaaaattctctttttaaaaagaaGTTGATGTTGAGACAGAGTGCAGTTATTTTGAGATGAAAGACAAATACAGATCAGATACTTCACAGAAAATTATCCATTAGTGGGTAGAAGGGCAGAATTCTTAAAATATTGATAAATTCTGTATTCCTTAGTCAGACGCAAACCATATACTGAAATGACTTCTTAACCACTGAGTTCCTCTGATTTTGAAACAAGCAGAGTTAGCGAGACCATTGGTAAGCAgtaatcgtgtgtgtgtttgtgtgtgcactgcactCTTAATAAGGAATTCTGGTAAAAGGGGAGCCTGATGTTTGAGCTTCCTCCCTGTTGGCTTGGGAAAAGTATGCTAGAAATGCTCTAATTTGTCCTGCAAGACACGCAGTTTTTCCCTGccatgtttctctctgcctaacaaaacacagagtacaAAGAAAAcgagacacacagaaaaaagaaataacaatCTCTGAAATCCCTTTCCTTGAATTTCTTTGTAAGCGTCTATTAGACTCATTGCTTTTCCAAATAACAACAAGGGTCTCTGCACTGCAATATGCTTATCAGAGTGGAACAAATCATATTTGTAATAGTCACTACGGTTGGGCCATTGGATGAATATACTGGTGAttggtcatttttatttttgctaaTTTAATGGTCTGCCAccaaaaaacaagtgaaagcCACTTCTCAGCGTCAGACTCTCATTCAACAAGCATCCAATTGGGATGCAACAGCTGCACACACCTGCGCGAATATATCCAGTTTTTCTTAATGTCTGTCTCAGTGCTCTAAAAGAGATTCAGTAGATTTTAGGCTTCTTTGCTAATAGACTTGCACTGAAGCTCACACTggtctgtgtgcatttaaaatTGCTAGATTGGTCACATGGTTTGTTAGgtggcagagaaaaaaaaaaacaccataacACACTTACTGTTTACTCAATATTATACCCTATGTACTTTATATACTTAATTTTACATTTGTCCATACTGTAATTCTGCTTCTTGTCTGCTGTGCACATATGGCATCTATTGCATGTCTGGTCCTAGAAGAGGAATCCcacctccactgctcctccGGAGGTTTCATCTGGAGTTTTCAGATTGTAAAGCCCTCTGAGAAAAATTTGTTTTGGGGTttctaaataaaacagacttaACCATAAGCGTTCAAAACATTGCTACGTTATCAGAGATGAAGTGATCTACACCAAATCCCAACAGTCTTTCCCAGCTGCCTGTCTGTTATATATAAATTGTTATTTGCACATTGCCAACTCTCCCATGAAGACACCAGCTGTGGTTACCCAAGGGGTTTGCAATGCAAAGCTTACCACTTATCACTATTTGCTGATTTTTGCACCTTTAAAGTACACGTGCATACCAAAGTGCAGGTTGGCAGTCATCATGTGACAGACAGTGACTCACCATGCGGTGGATGTGTTGTAGGGCAGGAGCGTGGGGCTGTGGCTCTCCCCTCTGAGGCTGTGTCTGGGCTGGTAGTGGCTGGGGACCATGGGTTGGGCTTGAGCCTGGGCTTCGCTCTCCTCTGGCATGGACCTGTTCCACTGACTCCGAGCCTTCTTCAGCCAGCGTCCTCCCAGACCCCATTTCTCCAGGTAGACCCGGCACAGCTCGTAGTTTATGGCTGAGTAGTAGAGAAAGTCCAGCGCCAGCAGCACCATGACGAAGAAGCCGTAGATCCACACGCCGACCAGGGCTGTATAATTACtgtgggagagacagactggGAGTATTAGCACAGTCTGGGAAAGATGCTGATAAACACTCCTCACATGCTCAGCAATACCATCCAGTTACCCTTAAGCTGGGCCCTTAAATCCCAATAGCAATGATAGAGCTGCCAGGTGTGAATGTTTGCTGTTCATGTGGCAAGACCAAGACGATCTTCAAATCGTCCCTTGATAAAGACTAgttaaatatattaaaaaaaaaaacctccatcTGTTCCATTTGCTGCTTCTTAAATACTGCTTCTCAAATTGGACAAAGAATTTCATTAGCACAAGAGACTTTTTAATCCATCTCATATTGGCTCCTCCGTAGTGCCTCCAAAAATCTGTGCTCCTAGTTTTCACCTCTCATAAattttctgtgttctgtgttacATGATCCAACTGGATTTATGATGGGAACATTTGAACTTTCTTTCAGTCCACCCACATCCATAAAGCACATCAAGGTAAATGTGCAGAAATAGCTTCCTCAGAATTTTGAGAAGCAGTGTTTGCCAAAACAGGGAAATAAATATCTGGGTGTGATGACTCTGTTTCTTCAGCCTGAGGACATTCAGCTGGGAAATATGACACAAATTGAAAGTGATTCAGTCCTATTAGGGCACTTCGATTAGACAGGAGGAAAACtctgagagacagagctgaCACAGGATATTACTTCGAAATAGAGATTTATTTGGATGGGAAACCCATCTTTTATGTCACTTCGGCACACTTTGCAATTTGTTTGACTCCATGGATTTAAGCCCTTATAAAAAAAGTGATGTCCAAGTGCTTCTAGTTCAGTTAATCAAGGAAATCCACTTGTGTCTGAAAATGATGTGGCCTTGAGGATATTTATCTGAATAAATGGCTTCAAAATGAACATCAGAGCACCTCAAATGAGCTATAAGGCATGCGAATGCCACCACTGCACTCAAATCTAAATGTATCCTTAACTGCATTTACCTT from Chaetodon auriga isolate fChaAug3 chromosome 6, fChaAug3.hap1, whole genome shotgun sequence encodes the following:
- the shisal1b gene encoding protein shisa-like-1a isoform X2, which codes for MTITSRQSFNVLTVIFLLLSTAALSAHYRVCEPYSDHKGRYHFGFHCPRLSDNKTYMFCCHHNNTAFKYCCNETEFQMVMQINLTTTSDGYAHNNYTALVGVWIYGFFVMVLLALDFLYYSAINYELCRVYLEKWGLGGRWLKKARSQWNRSMPEESEAQAQAQPMVPSHYQPRHSLRGESHSPTLLPYNTSTA
- the shisal1b gene encoding protein shisa-like-1a isoform X1, producing the protein MTITSRQSFNVLTVIFLLLSTAALSAHYRVCEPYSDHKGRYHFGFHCPRLSDNKTYMFCCHHNNTAFKYCCNETEFQMVMQINLTTTSDGYAHNNYTALVGVWIYGFFVMVLLALDFLYYSAINYELCRVYLEKWGLGGRWLKKARSQWNRSMPEESEAQAQAQPMVPSHYQPRHSLRGESHSPTLLPYNTSTAW